The following coding sequences lie in one Pseudorasbora parva isolate DD20220531a chromosome 18, ASM2467924v1, whole genome shotgun sequence genomic window:
- the LOC137047115 gene encoding uncharacterized protein yields MVGQARAKAPDQDPGVAGTGLGAWADPDREAWADPVREAWADPDREAWADPDREAWADPDREAWTGLVPDREAWTGLDPRAWTGLDPRAWTGLDPRAWTDMAVETVQGAMAVQAVQGAMAVEAVQGAMAVEAVQGAMAVEAVQGAMAVEAVQWAMAVEAVQGAMAVEAVQWAMAVEAVQGAMAVEAVQGAIAVEAVQGAIAVQAVQGAMALVTRIIDRFTDFIANPFGFTKQLLGKKRSGRLTCSKVEIDRHLRDTFCDRSREQDLGHCQHLIDPPAPTLDFDGKEPSWKEIQEVIKTARASSAPGPSGVPYKVYKNCPKLLHRLWKILKVIWRRGKVAQQWWFSEGVWIPKEEESKTIDQFRNISLLSVEGKIFFSIVARRLTDYLLRNSYIDTSVQKGGIPKVPGCLEHTGVVTQLIREARENKGDLVVLWLDLTNAYGSIPHKLVEEALGRHHIPDKFRDLVLDYYGSFSLRVSAGSTTSDWHRLEKGIITGCTISVILFALAMNMLVKSAEVQCRGPLTKSGIRQPPIRAFMDDLMVTTPHEPGGRWILKGLEEMTSWARMCFKPAKSRALVLKKGKVSNKFSFTLGKTQIPSITDKPVKSLGKVFDCSLKDTAAIHAPNIELEGWLAAVDKSGLPGKFKAWIYQHGILPRILWPLLIYEVPISTIEGFERRVSRFLRKWLGLPRSLSSIALYGQNNKLKLPISGLSEEFKVGRAREVLQYRESLDPMVFQAGIEVRTGRKWRAVAAVDEAESRLRHRSLIGAVTHGRAGLGSGTTPRYNKAQGKDRRALVQQEVRVAVEEERASRMVGMRQQGAWTRWENAVDRKVTWVELWKETSEMSSMSSRSFSLNLPYPGRTQDNVPCDKAKLVQEWFEENKNEFDVVEISKFPRSQSN; encoded by the exons ATGGTGGGCCAGGCCCGTGCCAAGGCACCGGACCAGGACCCTGGCGTAGCTGGGACGGGCCTGGGAGCATGGGCGGACCCGGACCGTGAGGCGTGGGCGGACCCGGTCCGTGAGGCGTGGGCGGACCCGGACCGTGAGGCGTGGGCGGACCCGGACCGTGAGGCGTGGGCGGACCCGGACCGTGAGGCATGGACAGGCTTGGTCCCGGACCGTGAGGCGTGGACAGGCTTGGACCCTCGGGCGTGGACAGGCTTGGACCCTCGGGCGTGGACAGGCTTGGACCCTCGGGCGTGGACGGACATGGCGGTAGAGacagttcaaggggccatggcggttcaggcagttcaaggggccatggcggtagaggcagttcaaggggccatggcggtagaggcagttcaaggggccatggcggtagaggcagttcaaggggccatggcggtAGAGGCAGTTCAATGGGCCATGGCGGTAgaggcagttcaaggggccatggcggtAGAGGCAGTTCAATGGGCCATGGCGGTAgaggcagttcaaggggccatggcggtagaggcagttcaaggggccattgcggtagaggcagttcaaggggccattgcggttcaggcagttcaaggggccatggcg TTGgtgacccgaatcattgatcgattcactgactttATAGCGAATCCCTTTGGGTTCACAAAGCAGCTACTTGGCAAGAAGCGGAGTGGCCGGCTTACCTGCTCCAAAGTTGAGATCGATCGTCACCTCAGAGACACCTTCTGTGACAGATCCAGGGAACAAGATCTGGGGCACTGCCAGCACCTGATTGATCCACCTGCACCAACTCTGGACTTTGACGGAAAGGAGCCCAGCTGGAAGGAGATCCAGGAGGTGATCAAAACGGCCAGAGCAAGTTCAGCTCCAGGACCTAGTGGGGTACCTTACAAGGTTTATAAGAACTGCCCGAAGCTACTCCACAGACTCTGGAAGATACTGAAGGTCATATGGAGGAGGGGAAAGGTTGCTCAGCAGTGGTGGTTTTCAGAAGGGGTGTGGATTCCAAAGGAGGAAGAGTCAAAGACCATCGACCAGTTCAGAAACATCTCACTGCTCAGTGTTGAGGGCAAGATATTCTTCAGCATTGTTGCTAGGCGGCTGACCGACTACCTCCTGAGGAACTCGTACATCGATACCTCGGTCCAGAAAGGAGGGATCCCAAAGGTGCCGGGGTGTCTGGAGCACACAGGCGTGGTCACACAGCTGATCAGGGAAGCCCGGGAGAATAAGGGAGACTTGGTGGTGCTGTGGTTGGACCTTACAAACGCCTATGGGTCCATACCCCACAAACTGGTTGAGGAGGCCTTGGGCCGGCACCACATCCCAGACAAGTTTAGAGACCTCGTTCTGGACTACTATGGCAGTTTCAGTCTCAGAGTCTCTGCAGGATCTACAACATCAGACTGGCACAGGCTTGAGAAGGGAATTATCACTGGATGTACAATTTCAGTGATATTATTTGCACTTGCCATGAATATGCTGGTAAAGTCTGCAGAGGTCCAGTGCAGAGGTCCCCTCACCAAGTCGGGTATTCGCCAGCCGCCCATTAGGGCTTTTATGGATGACCTGATGGTGACGACACCACACGAACCAGGGGGCAGGTGGATCTTGAAGGGCTTGGAAGAGATGACATCCTGGGCGCGCATGTGCTTCAAGCCAGCAAAGTCTAGAGCTCTAGTGTTGAAGAAAGGAAAGGTTTCCAACAAGTTCAGCTTTACACTCGGCAAGACCCAGATACCATCAATCACTGATAAACCAGTGAAGAGCTTGGGAAAGGTGTTCGACTGTAGCCTGAAGGACACGGCAGCCATCCATGCACCCAACATTGAACTGGAGGGCTGGCTGGCTGCAGTAGACAAGTCAGGCCTACCTGGCAAGTTCAAGGCCTGGATTTACCAACATGGCATCCTCCCACGGATTCTCTGGCCCCTCCTGATTTATGAGGTTCCAATCTCCACCATCGAGGGCTTTGAGAGGAGAGTCAGCAGGTTTCTACGGAAGTGGCTGGGCCTACCTCGAAGCCTGAGCAGCATTGCTTTGTATGGCCAGAACAATAAGTTGAAGCTCCCCATCAGCGGCCTGAGTGAGGAGTTTAAGGTGGGCCGGGCCAGGGAGGTGCTGCAATACAGAGAGTCACTAGACCCGATGGTCTTCCAGGCTGGGATCGAGGTGAGGACAGGGCGGAAGTGGAGGGCAGTAGCGGCGGTGGATGAGGCTGAGTCACGGCTACGGCACAGGTCATTGATAGGAGCAGTGACTCATGGAAGAGCTGGGCTGGGTAGTGGCACAACACCTCGCTACAATAAGGCACAGGGGAAGGACAGGAGAGCACTGGTGCAGCAAGAGGTGCGGGTAGCAGTAGAGGAGGAGCGGGCCAGCAGGATGGTTGGAATGCGGCAGCAGGGAGCCTGGACAAGATGGGAGAATGCAGTGGACCGTAAAGTCACATGGGTGGAGCTGTGGAAAGAGACCTCTGAGATGAGTAGCATGTCAAGCAGATCGTTCTCCTTGAACTTACCGTACCCTGGGAGGACC caggataatgtgccctgcgaCAAAGCAAAactggttcaggaatggtttgaggagaacAAGAACGAGTTTGATGTAGTTGAGatctccaaattccccagatctcaatccaattga